From one Gemmobacter sp. genomic stretch:
- a CDS encoding S26 family signal peptidase, protein MTRRRTLTVTVLAVIGIAAASAVETPTKLIWNATASAPVGFYTVEPADRIDVPELVAVMPPEPLAAFMVERGYIGRGVPLLKRVLGLPGQRVCRTGRTITVDGIEMGEALERDSLGRDLPIWQGCRVIGDDQLFLMNWEVRDSLDGRYFGLTPAASVIGRAVPLWTDEEGVGRYEWRAPTH, encoded by the coding sequence ATGACGCGCCGCCGCACCCTCACGGTGACGGTGCTCGCCGTCATCGGCATCGCCGCCGCAAGCGCGGTCGAGACGCCGACGAAACTCATATGGAACGCCACCGCCAGCGCGCCGGTCGGATTCTACACCGTCGAGCCGGCAGACCGGATCGACGTGCCCGAGCTGGTCGCCGTCATGCCGCCCGAACCGCTCGCTGCCTTCATGGTCGAGCGCGGCTATATCGGGCGCGGCGTCCCGCTCTTGAAGCGCGTCCTCGGCCTGCCGGGGCAGCGGGTTTGCCGCACCGGCCGCACGATCACGGTTGACGGGATCGAGATGGGCGAGGCGCTGGAGCGCGACAGCCTCGGCCGCGATCTGCCCATCTGGCAGGGCTGCCGCGTCATCGGCGACGACCAGCTTTTCCTCATGAATTGGGAAGTCCGCGACAGCCTCGACGGCCGCTACTTCGGACTCACCCCCGCAGCTTCCGTCATCGGCCGAGCGGTCCCGCTCTGGACCGATGAGGAAGGCGTCGGCCGCTACGAGTGGCGCGCGCCGACGCACTGA